In Trifolium pratense cultivar HEN17-A07 linkage group LG7, ARS_RC_1.1, whole genome shotgun sequence, a genomic segment contains:
- the LOC123897816 gene encoding ferric reduction oxidase 7, chloroplastic-like isoform X2 encodes MERNSVDYSPLLSKQGDDNGGYVGKFSPFVVSATKWILRTLISLIFILWAAFYFLLPSVPVHDLFLKWRNFSGGSYFGATGSILLILDAPVLIIAFLAIAYLIISGEDQIPEKKSSKYPRFRLWTFPLLINGPFGVVSATEFIGIIIFLAYVIWAFSAYAVQALATISDQLSFRAKSLHMLDFMGLRLGMMGKMCLAFLFIPISRGSVLLRFIDIPFEHATKYHVWLGHLTIVLFTLHGLFFAIEWLMEGRLIQELLEWKDIGVANLAGVISLVAGLSMWVTSLPGVRKWNFELFFYTHQLYVVFIVFMALHIGDFSFSMAAGPIYLFILDRFLRFCQSRRTVNVVSSRCLPCGTVEVVLSKPQNLRYNALSFIFLQVRELSWLQWHPFSVSSSPLDGKNHIAVLIKVLGKWTGKLRETITDVDASEDLSVKPNTVVTASVEGPYGHEVPYHLMYENLILVAGGIGLSPFLAILSDILHRVRDGKPCRPRNVLIVWAVKKSDELPLLSTVDMETICPRFSDKVNINIHIFVTRESDPPLEEGYSFKPIKSSLCPFSMPSDYGMSGLVGTGNNFWFGLYVISSTLGFVILLSLLNIYFINPSGLEKEWYKGLLFVVCMLASVVIFGGIVVGFWHMWEKQSSLKDKSDNIKVDQVEQNGSVDQKDPSQDNVTKLTAVRYGSRPDFKEIFESMSEKWGHVNVGVIVCGPRTLQSSVAQEIRSHSLKREPYHPIFHFHSHSFDL; translated from the exons atgGAGAGAAATTCTGTTGATTATAGTCCTTTGCTTTCTAAGCAAGGTGATGACAATGGTGGTTATGTTGGAAAATTTTCACCTTTTGTTGTTTCAGCTACCAAATGGATTCTTAGGACTTTGATTtctttgattttcattttatgGGCTGCTTTCTATTTTCTGTTACCATCTGTACCTGTGCATGATTTGTTCTTAAAATGGCGTAATTTCAGCGGTGGAAGTTATTTTGGAGCCACAG GAAGCATTTTATTGATTCTCGATGCTCCTGTTCTTATAATTGCATTCCTTGCCATTGCATACCTGATTATTTCCGGGGAGGATCAGATTCCTGA GAAGAAGAGTTCCAAGTATCCAAGATTTCGCCTATGGACTTTTCCTCTGCTTATCAATGGACCATTTGGAGTTGTTTCTGCTACAGAGTTCATTggaataatcatttttttagcATATGTTATTTGGGCTTTCTCTGCTTATGCTGTGCAGGCTCTTGCAACTATATCTGATCAGTTATCTTTTAGAGCCAAGAG CTTGCACATGTTAGATTTTATGGGACTTCGTTTGGGTATGATGGGAAAAATGTGCTTGGCGTTTTTATTTATCCCGATTTCAAGGGGATCTGTTCTTCTCCGCTTTATAGATATCCCTTTTGAACATGCTACAAAATATCATGTATGGCTAGGACACCTCACAATAGTGCTTTTTACACTCCATGGACTCTTCTTTGCTATTGAGTGGCTAATGGAAGGTCGCCTAATTCAAGAA TTATTAGAATGGAAAGATATTGGTGTTGCCAATCTAGCAGGAGTTATCAGCCTTGTAGCTGGTTTGTCTATGTGGGTGACCTCGCTTCCTGGAGTGCGAAAGTGGAATTTCGAGTTGTTTTTCTACACTCACCAATTATATGTAGTCTTTATCGTGTTTATGGCTTTGCATATTGGAGACTTCAGTTTTTCTATGGCTGCTGGACCGATATATCTTTTTATTCTTGATCGGTTTCTGAGGTTCTGCCAATCAAGAAGGACAGTTAATGTAGTCTCGTCGAGGTGCCTTCCTTGTGGCACTGTGGAAGTGGTTCTGTCGAAACCTCAAA ATTTGAGATACAATGCTCTAAGCTTCATTTTCCTTCAAGTTCGGGAATTATCGTGGCTCCAGTGGCATCCATTCAGTGTTTCTTCCAGTCCTTTGGATGGAAAGAATCACATTGCTGTTCTCATAAAGGTTCTTGGAAAATGGACAGGGAAATTAAGAGAAACAATCACTGATGTTGATGCATCGGAAGATTTATCTGTTAAGCCTAATACTGTGGTAACAGCTTCAGTTGAGGGGCCATATGGACATGAAGTACCATACCATTTGAT GTACGAAAATCTTATATTAGTGGCTGGTGGTATTGGACTTTCACCTTTCCTTGCTATATTAAGCGATATTCTCCACCGTGTGAGGGATGGGAAACCTTGCCGACCAAGAAATGTTTTAATTGTTTGGGCAGTCAAAAAATCAGATGAGCTTCCACTTCTTTCGACCGTTGACATGGAAACAATCTGTCCACGCTTTTCAGATAAAGTGAATATCAATATACATATTTTCGTCACTCGAGAATCAGATCCTCCATTG GAAGAGGGATACAGTTTCAAACCAATAAAATCTTCACTTTGTCCCTTTTCCATGCCTAGTGATTATGGAATGTCTGGTTTGGTCGGAACAGGAAACAATTTTTGGTTTGGACTATATGTCATTTCATCTACCTTAGGTTTTGTGATCTTACTTTCTTTGTTGAATATTTACTTTATAAATCCATCTGGTTTGGAAAAAGAGTGGTACAAAGGGCTACTATTTGTAGTTTGCATGCTTGCAAGCGTTGTTATTTTTGGCGGTATAGTGGTTGGATTTTGGCATATGTGGGAAAAGCAAAGTTCTTTAAAGGATAAGTCCGATAACATCAAGGTTGATCAAGTCGAGCAAAATGGCTCGGTAGATCAAAAGGATCCAAGTCAAGACAATGTTACAAAGTTAACCGCTGTTCGTTATGGTTCTAGGCCAGACTTTAAAG AGATTTTTGAATCTATGTCGGAGAAATGGGGACATGTTAATGTTGGTGTTATAGTTTGTGGTCCTCGAACTCTTCAATCAAGTGTTGCACAAGAAATCAGGTCTCATAGTTTGAAAAGAGAACCCTATCATCCCATCTTCCATTTCCACAGTCATAGCTTTGATCTCTAG